One segment of Candidatus Manganitrophus noduliformans DNA contains the following:
- the cobS gene encoding adenosylcobinamide-GDP ribazoletransferase, which produces MRSFFTAIGTLTIVPCHHSMIATERDLGRSVLFFPVVGLAIGAFLLGMVRLLEPVLAPAPLAALLLLALALLTGGLHLDGLADLCDGLAAGGGRERILSVMKDPHIGAFGVIGLGVVLILKYALFGEMIRRGWLSAFLLMGLLSRWAMVLASFIGRYARESGTAQPFIGQIHWLPCAGATVITLAGTFLISKGIGLIAASLVFLSVWLFNRFLESRIGGWTGDTLGALSEMVEVGVLLFISAV; this is translated from the coding sequence ATGAGAAGCTTCTTCACCGCGATCGGCACCCTCACCATCGTCCCATGCCATCATTCAATGATCGCCACCGAGCGCGACCTCGGTCGCTCCGTCCTCTTCTTCCCGGTGGTGGGATTGGCGATCGGCGCTTTTTTGCTGGGGATGGTCCGTCTGCTCGAACCGGTTCTGGCTCCGGCGCCATTGGCGGCGCTCCTCCTGCTGGCCTTGGCCCTTTTGACCGGGGGACTCCATCTCGATGGATTGGCCGACCTCTGCGACGGCCTGGCCGCGGGCGGGGGCCGAGAGCGAATTCTCTCGGTGATGAAGGACCCACATATCGGCGCGTTCGGCGTCATCGGATTGGGGGTGGTCTTGATCTTGAAATATGCTCTCTTTGGTGAGATGATCCGTCGGGGGTGGCTGAGCGCTTTCCTCCTCATGGGGCTTCTCAGCCGATGGGCGATGGTCCTGGCGAGTTTTATCGGGAGGTATGCCCGAGAGAGCGGAACGGCGCAGCCGTTCATCGGACAGATCCACTGGCTCCCTTGCGCCGGCGCGACCGTGATCACCCTTGCAGGCACTTTTCTGATCTCAAAGGGAATCGGATTGATCGCAGCATCGCTCGTCTTTTTGTCGGTCTGGCTGTTCAATCGGTTTCTGGAATCAAGGATCGGCGGCTGGACGGGGGATACGCTGGGGGCGCTCTCCGAGATGGTGGAAGTGGGGGTGCTCCTCTTCATCAGCGCAGTTTAG
- the cobT gene encoding nicotinate-nucleotide--dimethylbenzimidazole phosphoribosyltransferase produces the protein MKRLQLVIGRIKPLEESGRILAQKRLNSLTKPPGSLGRLEELATWYIQVTGKIPSPPLKKVICVFAGDHGVVEEKVSVYPQAVTAQMVYNFLHGGAAICVLARQAGADVRVIDMGVDHPFGKLPGLIDRKIDRGTRNMRLGRAMSRRQALSAIAVGCELAEEEARRGTNLLGTGEMGIGNTTPSSAVTALLTGSPVEAVTGRGTGIDEPTLRLKRTVIQDALRVNRPNPDDPIDVLAKVGGYEIAGIVGLLLGAAAHRIPVVVDGFISTAAALVAVALAPEVKEYLVAAHRSAESGHRIALDKLGLDPLLDLNMRLGEGSGAALGMGLVESAVRILTEMATFDEAGVSSPERER, from the coding sequence ATGAAAAGGTTGCAGTTGGTCATCGGCCGGATTAAACCGTTGGAAGAATCGGGACGCATTCTTGCTCAGAAGCGTCTCAACAGTCTAACAAAGCCCCCCGGCAGCCTCGGCCGGTTGGAGGAGTTGGCAACCTGGTATATCCAGGTGACCGGAAAGATTCCTTCACCGCCGTTGAAGAAAGTCATTTGCGTCTTCGCCGGCGATCACGGGGTGGTGGAGGAGAAGGTCAGCGTCTATCCCCAGGCGGTCACGGCTCAGATGGTTTACAACTTCCTTCACGGGGGAGCGGCAATCTGCGTCCTCGCGAGGCAGGCGGGGGCCGACGTCCGTGTGATCGACATGGGGGTCGACCACCCCTTCGGGAAATTGCCGGGATTGATCGATCGAAAGATCGATCGGGGAACCCGGAACATGAGACTCGGGCGCGCTATGTCGCGCAGACAGGCGCTGTCGGCGATCGCCGTCGGATGCGAACTGGCGGAAGAAGAGGCCCGCCGCGGCACGAATCTCTTGGGGACCGGCGAGATGGGGATCGGCAACACCACCCCCAGCAGCGCCGTCACGGCGCTCTTGACCGGCTCGCCGGTGGAAGCGGTGACCGGACGGGGAACGGGAATCGACGAGCCGACCCTCCGTTTGAAGCGGACCGTTATTCAGGATGCACTCCGGGTCAATCGGCCGAATCCGGACGATCCGATCGACGTGCTGGCCAAGGTCGGCGGGTATGAGATTGCCGGGATCGTCGGTCTTCTCCTCGGGGCGGCGGCGCACCGGATTCCGGTTGTGGTTGATGGATTTATATCAACCGCCGCAGCCTTAGTCGCGGTGGCGCTTGCACCGGAGGTTAAGGAATATTTAGTCGCCGCCCATCGCTCGGCGGAGTCGGGCCACCGGATCGCATTGGACAAACTGGGGCTCGATCCGCTCTTGGATCTCAACATGCGGTTGGGTGAAGGGAGCGGCGCGGCATTGGGAATGGGCCTGGTGGAGAGCGCCGTCCGCATTCTCACCGAGATGGCGACTTTTGATGAGGCGGGCGTCTCCAGTCCGGAGCGGGAACGATGA
- the cobU gene encoding bifunctional adenosylcobinamide kinase/adenosylcobinamide-phosphate guanylyltransferase, with the protein MERKDLSKSRLILILGGARSGKSRFALERGETLGEEKIFIATARPSDAEMARRIERHRRDRPEVWKTMEEPIHLADLLQSMQGKGVAVIDCLTLWLSNLLTTVGEDEEKILSEIDRLVSVARSVNLSIVAVSNEVGLGVVPTDHSLSRLFRDLSGLLHQRWAAEADEVYWMMAGIAVPIKRKRDEKVAVGHRPD; encoded by the coding sequence ATGGAGCGAAAAGATCTCAGCAAAAGTCGTCTGATCCTCATCCTCGGCGGCGCGCGCTCCGGCAAGAGCCGGTTTGCATTGGAGCGAGGGGAAACCTTGGGTGAGGAGAAGATCTTCATCGCCACGGCGCGACCGTCCGATGCGGAGATGGCGCGGCGGATCGAGCGGCATCGTCGCGATCGGCCGGAGGTTTGGAAGACAATGGAGGAGCCGATACATCTTGCCGATCTGCTCCAGTCAATGCAAGGAAAAGGTGTGGCGGTCATCGACTGCCTTACCCTTTGGCTTTCCAACCTCTTGACGACGGTGGGGGAAGATGAGGAGAAGATTCTGAGCGAGATCGACCGGTTGGTCAGCGTGGCCCGATCGGTCAATCTCTCGATCGTTGCCGTATCGAACGAGGTCGGATTGGGAGTGGTCCCCACCGATCATTCCCTCTCCCGGCTCTTCCGGGATCTCTCCGGCCTTCTCCACCAGCGGTGGGCCGCCGAGGCCGATGAGGTTTACTGGATGATGGCGGGAATCGCCGTCCCGATTAAAAGGAAGCGTGATGAAAAGGTTGCAGTTGGTCATCGGCCGGATTAA
- a CDS encoding TonB-dependent receptor plug domain-containing protein: MTPFQWRIAFCSFLVLIAVTTNVSGAEETSPEEIPTFPPVFVTATQTEVPLKETAASVTLIDEKTIEEKHLTTVEEALREVPGLTVVQQGGPGATSSVFLRGTESNHTLVLIDGVPVNSPTTGAFDFADLTVENIERIEVIRGPQSTLYGSDALGGVIQIFTKKGEGPPSGFLSLEAGAYRTFREAAGLNGSTERVDYSLSASRFDTRGFSRANELAGNREDDGYENTAFSARLGTDLSEKTRLEWTGRYTNSESELDGCDPDTFFCPVDVRNLVLDHRQWVTTLGMKTAVIEEWDQHLRVGFNEDDTTFDGSEIDTSRKWLDWRHDLRLGRRNLLTVGYEYESQNGKFGDGVDETTVNHAGYGFYQLRQLPFILNFGLRYDGNNRYGGETTYKVETAYLMESTATKLRAAYGTGFHGPTLNDLFFPNFGNPNLEPEKSESFEAGVEQSLWSEQVQVGVTYFQNRIEDLIVFVFNPDTFVGRPENVARAKITGWEFEVSARPLEQAALSASYTFMNTKDEGTGDELVRRPRHQASGSLSIQPANPLRLVLQVRYVGKRFDVGNVEMDDYTVVDLSGTYALHRNVALFARVENLFDREYEEVTGYGTAGFSGYGGVKVTF; encoded by the coding sequence ATGACCCCGTTCCAATGGCGTATTGCGTTTTGCTCATTTCTCGTTCTGATTGCAGTCACCACCAATGTATCCGGCGCAGAAGAAACATCCCCTGAAGAGATTCCCACCTTTCCGCCGGTTTTTGTCACGGCCACCCAAACGGAGGTTCCGTTGAAAGAGACCGCCGCTTCCGTTACCCTCATCGACGAAAAGACGATCGAAGAGAAACATCTCACCACCGTCGAGGAAGCACTGCGTGAAGTGCCGGGTCTGACGGTGGTACAGCAGGGCGGGCCAGGAGCGACAAGCTCGGTGTTTTTGCGCGGAACGGAGTCCAATCATACGCTTGTCCTGATCGATGGCGTTCCGGTCAATAGCCCCACCACGGGTGCGTTCGATTTTGCGGATCTTACCGTGGAGAATATCGAACGGATTGAGGTGATCCGCGGTCCGCAGAGTACACTATACGGATCGGACGCCCTCGGCGGGGTCATTCAGATCTTTACAAAAAAAGGAGAGGGCCCTCCGTCAGGCTTTCTCTCGCTGGAGGCAGGAGCGTATCGTACTTTTCGGGAGGCGGCGGGGTTAAACGGGTCAACAGAGCGGGTCGATTACTCCCTCTCGGCGTCGCGGTTTGACACCCGAGGATTCTCCCGGGCGAATGAACTCGCTGGAAATCGCGAGGACGACGGATATGAGAATACTGCTTTTTCCGCGCGGCTAGGGACCGATCTTTCAGAGAAGACGCGGCTTGAATGGACGGGGCGTTATACCAACTCGGAGAGCGAGCTGGACGGTTGTGATCCGGACACTTTTTTCTGCCCGGTCGACGTTCGGAATCTGGTCCTGGATCATCGGCAATGGGTCACTACGCTCGGCATGAAGACCGCCGTCATTGAGGAATGGGATCAGCATCTGAGGGTCGGCTTCAACGAGGATGATACAACATTCGATGGTTCTGAAATCGACACCTCAAGAAAATGGTTGGATTGGCGGCATGACCTCCGCCTCGGCCGCCGCAACCTCTTGACCGTCGGCTACGAGTATGAGTCGCAGAACGGCAAGTTTGGCGATGGCGTTGACGAAACCACGGTCAATCATGCCGGTTATGGTTTCTATCAACTTCGCCAGTTGCCTTTTATTTTGAACTTCGGTCTCCGTTATGACGGCAATAACCGATATGGAGGCGAAACGACTTACAAAGTCGAGACCGCTTATCTCATGGAGTCGACGGCCACAAAGCTTCGAGCGGCGTACGGAACCGGATTTCACGGTCCGACGCTTAATGATCTCTTCTTTCCTAATTTTGGCAATCCCAATCTTGAACCGGAGAAGAGCGAGAGTTTTGAAGCGGGGGTCGAACAGTCGCTCTGGAGCGAGCAAGTGCAGGTGGGTGTAACCTATTTCCAGAATCGGATTGAAGACCTGATCGTCTTTGTTTTTAACCCGGATACCTTTGTGGGAAGACCGGAGAATGTGGCGAGGGCGAAGATCACCGGGTGGGAATTCGAGGTCTCGGCGAGACCATTGGAACAGGCCGCCCTTTCGGCAAGCTACACCTTTATGAATACAAAGGATGAAGGGACAGGGGACGAGCTGGTACGGCGACCCCGTCATCAGGCGAGTGGAAGCCTCTCCATCCAACCGGCCAATCCCCTTCGTTTGGTTCTCCAGGTCCGCTATGTTGGGAAGCGATTTGACGTAGGCAATGTTGAAATGGACGACTACACCGTCGTCGACCTCTCCGGGACTTACGCCCTCCACCGGAACGTTGCGCTCTTTGCACGAGTCGAGAACCTCTTTGATCGGGAGTACGAAGAGGTGACCGGCTATGGGACGGCGGGGTTCTCCGGCTATGGCGGCGTAAAGGTAACATTCTAG
- a CDS encoding type IV pilus twitching motility protein PilT, with product MPQIDVLFKALREKKGSDLHLSPQNPPMMRAAGDLVPVTPEKLTHEGNQKLLYEIMSDLHKEKFETTHDIDFAYEVPELQARFRANIFLGRLGMSAVFRMIPTQILTVEQLGLPATVLKFAQFKKGLVLVTGATGSGKSTTLAAIIDYINRTKKEHILTVEDPIEFVHTSQGCLINQREVGRDTKSFAAALKAALREDPDIILVGEMRDLETIELAITAAETGHLVFGTLHTSSAAKTVDRIINVFPTNQQEQIRAMLAESLKGVVAQNLLKTVDGKRCAALEILLVNTATSNLIREAKTFQIPSVIQTGKAEGMQLMDQALQALVASKKVSIEEAHKFATNKALFPLSGQGAAPQGAAPRG from the coding sequence ATGCCTCAAATCGACGTCCTCTTTAAAGCGTTAAGAGAGAAAAAAGGGTCTGATCTACATCTCTCGCCGCAGAATCCCCCGATGATGCGGGCGGCGGGAGACTTGGTTCCGGTCACACCCGAGAAACTGACACATGAAGGAAACCAGAAACTTCTCTATGAAATCATGAGCGATCTCCATAAAGAGAAGTTCGAAACGACGCACGATATCGATTTCGCCTACGAAGTTCCGGAGTTGCAGGCCCGCTTCCGGGCCAATATTTTCCTGGGCCGGCTCGGGATGAGCGCCGTCTTCCGGATGATTCCCACCCAAATCTTGACAGTCGAGCAGCTGGGGCTTCCCGCCACCGTTTTAAAATTCGCCCAATTCAAGAAAGGGCTGGTCTTGGTGACCGGCGCGACCGGAAGCGGAAAGTCGACGACTCTCGCGGCGATCATCGACTATATCAATCGGACCAAAAAAGAGCATATCCTCACGGTGGAAGATCCGATCGAGTTCGTCCATACCAGCCAGGGGTGTCTGATCAATCAGCGGGAGGTCGGACGCGATACAAAATCGTTTGCCGCCGCGCTGAAAGCGGCCCTTCGGGAAGATCCGGATATTATCCTCGTCGGGGAGATGCGCGACCTGGAGACGATCGAGCTGGCGATTACGGCGGCCGAGACCGGCCACCTCGTCTTCGGAACGCTGCATACGAGCAGCGCAGCCAAGACGGTCGACCGGATCATCAACGTCTTTCCGACCAACCAGCAGGAGCAGATCCGGGCGATGTTGGCGGAATCGCTCAAAGGGGTGGTCGCTCAAAATCTTTTGAAGACGGTCGACGGCAAGCGATGCGCGGCGCTGGAGATTTTGCTCGTGAACACCGCCACCTCCAACCTGATCCGGGAAGCAAAGACGTTCCAGATCCCATCGGTCATCCAGACCGGAAAGGCCGAAGGGATGCAGCTGATGGATCAGGCCCTCCAGGCGCTGGTGGCCTCGAAGAAGGTATCGATTGAAGAGGCGCATAAATTTGCCACGAACAAAGCCCTCTTCCCTTTGTCGGGGCAGGGAGCGGCCCCTCAAGGAGCGGCACCCCGTGGATGA
- a CDS encoding dihydrolipoamide acetyltransferase family protein, protein MRKEFKFPDVGEGIAEGELVKWLVSQGESVKEDQPLVEVETDKAVVTLPSPYTGKVIELRGKPGEVIQVGSVLVAVETEEASAAKTTEKKPTAEIKKEETRKDAGSVVGRLGQEEEEFKVRAIPSVRARAKELGVDLSKVRGTGPNGRLTREDVEQAAQPRKEAAPIQPHAETGPLGPVERIAFRGVRRSAARRVSESSQKVAAVTFTDDADVTALENVRSKKKNLAEARGFKLTYLPFIIKAVVAGLKEYPYLNATLDEEKEEIILKKYYNIGIAVDTPEGLMVFVIKRADEKSVLDLSKEISVLTEKAFSRMIDLSDLKGGTFTLTNYGVIGGIYGTPIINYPEVGILGLGKIEDKVVARSGEMVIRKILPLSLTFDHRVIYGAEAARFMNTVIQHLEDPDLMLIEGK, encoded by the coding sequence ATGAGAAAAGAATTTAAATTCCCCGACGTCGGCGAAGGGATTGCCGAGGGAGAACTGGTCAAGTGGCTTGTCTCTCAGGGCGAATCTGTCAAAGAGGACCAGCCGCTGGTGGAGGTGGAGACCGACAAAGCGGTCGTGACCCTTCCCTCGCCTTATACCGGGAAGGTGATCGAGCTGCGCGGCAAGCCGGGAGAGGTGATCCAGGTCGGATCGGTCCTGGTGGCGGTGGAGACGGAGGAAGCTTCCGCCGCGAAGACGACGGAGAAAAAACCGACCGCGGAAATAAAAAAAGAAGAGACCCGAAAAGATGCCGGCTCGGTCGTCGGGCGACTGGGGCAAGAGGAAGAAGAGTTTAAAGTGCGGGCGATTCCCTCGGTCCGGGCGCGGGCGAAGGAGCTGGGGGTCGATCTCTCGAAGGTGCGGGGAACCGGCCCCAACGGGCGTCTCACGCGGGAGGACGTTGAACAGGCCGCGCAGCCCCGAAAGGAAGCCGCGCCGATTCAACCCCATGCTGAAACGGGACCGCTCGGTCCGGTGGAGCGAATTGCATTTCGGGGGGTTCGGCGAAGCGCCGCGCGGCGGGTGAGCGAGTCGTCCCAGAAGGTCGCCGCGGTCACCTTCACCGACGACGCCGATGTGACCGCGCTCGAAAATGTCCGCTCCAAGAAGAAAAACCTGGCTGAAGCGCGCGGCTTTAAACTGACCTATCTCCCCTTCATCATCAAGGCGGTGGTCGCCGGCCTTAAAGAATATCCCTACTTGAATGCGACCTTGGACGAAGAGAAAGAAGAGATCATTTTAAAAAAGTATTACAACATTGGGATTGCGGTCGACACGCCGGAAGGATTGATGGTCTTCGTCATCAAACGAGCCGATGAAAAAAGCGTGCTCGATCTTTCGAAAGAGATCTCGGTCCTCACAGAGAAGGCCTTCTCCAGAATGATCGATCTTTCCGATTTGAAGGGGGGGACCTTCACCCTCACCAACTATGGTGTGATCGGCGGCATTTACGGCACGCCGATCATCAACTATCCCGAGGTCGGTATACTCGGCCTCGGCAAAATCGAGGACAAAGTGGTCGCCCGGTCGGGTGAGATGGTGATCCGGAAGATCCTGCCGCTCTCCCTCACCTTTGATCATCGTGTGATCTACGGCGCCGAGGCGGCCCGGTTCATGAACACGGTCATTCAACATTTGGAAGATCCCGATTTGATGCTCATCGAAGGCAAGTAG
- a CDS encoding pyruvate dehydrogenase complex E1 component subunit beta, with protein MSKLNVVQAINQALRHEMERNPDLILMGEDIGKDGGVFRVTEGLIDQFGERRVVDTPLSESGIVGVAIGMAAYGLTPVVEIQFMGFLYAAMEQLISHAARLRTRTRGRYTCPIVVRTPYGGGIHAPEHHSESTEAFFVHTPGLKVVVPSTPAEAKGLMLSAIRDPDPVIFLEPAKIYRAIKEEVPEGDNAIPLGEARLLTEGKDLTLITWGAMLHPTLKAADRMAEKGVEAEVIDLRTLSPLDSATIIRSVEKTGRAVIIHEAPKTCGLGAEIAARLCEEALLSLEAPVARVTGFDTPIPLPKNEKYYLPDVDQIVEAAEQAVGF; from the coding sequence GTGAGCAAGCTGAATGTCGTTCAAGCGATCAATCAGGCCCTCCGTCATGAGATGGAGCGGAATCCCGATCTCATCTTAATGGGGGAGGATATCGGGAAGGACGGCGGTGTCTTCCGGGTGACCGAAGGGTTGATCGACCAGTTTGGCGAGCGACGGGTCGTCGACACCCCGCTTTCCGAATCGGGAATCGTCGGCGTCGCCATCGGAATGGCCGCGTATGGTCTTACTCCTGTGGTCGAGATCCAATTCATGGGGTTTCTCTATGCGGCGATGGAGCAACTGATTTCTCACGCGGCGCGTCTTCGGACCCGGACCCGCGGCCGCTACACCTGCCCGATCGTCGTCCGGACCCCCTACGGCGGCGGCATTCATGCGCCGGAGCATCACTCGGAGAGCACCGAGGCTTTCTTCGTCCATACTCCCGGCCTAAAAGTCGTCGTCCCCTCGACCCCCGCGGAGGCGAAGGGGCTGATGCTCTCCGCGATCCGCGACCCCGATCCGGTGATTTTCCTGGAGCCGGCCAAAATCTACCGGGCCATCAAGGAAGAGGTCCCTGAAGGAGACAATGCGATCCCGCTCGGCGAGGCGCGGCTGTTGACGGAGGGGAAAGATCTGACCCTCATCACCTGGGGGGCGATGCTCCATCCGACGTTGAAGGCGGCCGATCGGATGGCGGAAAAAGGGGTGGAGGCGGAGGTGATCGATCTGAGGACCCTCTCGCCGCTCGATTCGGCGACGATCATTCGATCGGTCGAGAAGACCGGACGCGCCGTCATCATTCATGAAGCCCCAAAAACCTGCGGGCTCGGCGCGGAGATTGCCGCCCGTCTCTGTGAGGAGGCGCTTCTCTCACTCGAAGCCCCCGTGGCGCGTGTGACCGGGTTCGACACGCCGATTCCCCTTCCAAAGAATGAGAAGTATTATCTTCCCGATGTCGATCAGATCGTTGAAGCGGCCGAACAGGCCGTCGGATTCTGA
- the pdhA gene encoding pyruvate dehydrogenase (acetyl-transferring) E1 component subunit alpha produces MPKKVVHEFKVEFLQILDEAGRVDRALWPGLDEKEIKGFYESMVLIRTFDEKALNLQREGRLGTYASVQGQEAAQVGSAAALRPSDWIFPAFREPGVSILRGLPMRMIYQYWSGDERGSAIPEDQHDFPIAIPVGTHIPHAVGAAWAAQFKGDPVAVAAFFGDGATSKGDFHEGLNFAGVFRLPIVFICQNNHWAISVPLSRQTAAATLAQKAIAYGFEGIQVDGNDVFAVYTAAKNALEKARRGEGPTLIECYTYRLSDHTTADDASRYRKVEEVATWRKKDPIVRLRAFLEREYRWSEADEQVLRRQMQERVAAAVHEFEAVPPQDPQTMFDLLYATPTPDLIRQKEILRKRLQQKKEKE; encoded by the coding sequence ATGCCGAAGAAAGTCGTTCACGAATTTAAAGTCGAATTTCTTCAGATATTGGACGAGGCCGGGCGGGTCGATCGCGCCCTCTGGCCGGGTCTGGACGAAAAAGAGATCAAAGGGTTTTACGAATCGATGGTGCTGATTCGCACCTTCGATGAGAAGGCGCTGAACCTTCAGCGCGAGGGACGACTCGGCACGTACGCCTCCGTCCAAGGCCAGGAGGCGGCGCAGGTCGGGAGCGCCGCGGCGCTTCGTCCCTCCGATTGGATCTTCCCCGCCTTTCGCGAGCCGGGTGTTTCCATTCTCCGGGGCCTCCCGATGAGGATGATCTACCAGTACTGGTCGGGCGATGAGCGCGGAAGCGCCATCCCGGAAGATCAACACGACTTCCCGATCGCCATCCCGGTGGGAACCCACATTCCGCACGCGGTCGGCGCCGCCTGGGCGGCGCAATTCAAGGGAGATCCGGTCGCGGTCGCGGCCTTTTTCGGAGACGGAGCGACTTCGAAAGGAGATTTCCACGAAGGGCTCAACTTTGCCGGCGTCTTTCGCCTTCCGATCGTTTTCATCTGCCAGAACAATCACTGGGCCATTTCGGTTCCGCTCTCCCGCCAGACCGCTGCGGCGACCTTGGCGCAGAAGGCGATCGCCTATGGGTTCGAAGGGATTCAGGTCGACGGCAATGATGTCTTCGCCGTCTACACCGCCGCCAAGAACGCCCTGGAGAAGGCGCGGCGCGGAGAGGGCCCGACGTTGATCGAGTGTTATACCTATCGCTTGAGCGATCACACCACCGCCGATGACGCCTCCCGCTACCGAAAGGTGGAAGAGGTGGCGACTTGGAGAAAAAAGGATCCGATCGTTCGGCTTCGCGCATTTCTTGAGCGGGAGTACCGTTGGTCGGAAGCCGATGAGCAGGTCCTCCGCCGGCAGATGCAAGAGCGGGTCGCCGCCGCGGTGCATGAATTCGAAGCGGTTCCCCCGCAAGATCCGCAGACGATGTTCGATCTTCTCTACGCGACCCCGACCCCCGACCTGATCCGTCAGAAGGAGATTCTTCGCAAGCGCCTTCAGCAGAAGAAGGAGAAAGAGTGA
- a CDS encoding thiolase family protein has protein sequence MAQKVIITGAVRTPIGAFQGALSPLTAPQLGSRAIAEAISRAGLQPDQIDEVLMGNVLSAGLGQAPARQAALGAGLPDSVPCTTINKVCGSGLKAVMIGAQAIALGDASVVVAGGMESMTNAPYLLERARSGYRLGHGTLTDSIIKDGLWDVYNNFHMGSAAEQCAEEYHLSREMLDDFALESYHRAQEAQQRGEFKREVVPLEIAGRKGPAVLSEDEEPKRVDFDKFRKLKPAFEKEGRITAGNASSLSDGAAAVVLMSAEQAQRLGARPRAEIIGYTTTATAPARFTVAPAAAITALLKKVRLTPSDIDLFEINEAFAASSIAVMRDLGIDSKKINRRGGAIALGHPIGASGARILTTLIHLLEDLDLSRGVASLCIGGGEAVALLIERTSKTESKKSNQKGL, from the coding sequence ATGGCTCAAAAAGTGATCATCACCGGCGCCGTTCGCACGCCGATCGGCGCTTTTCAAGGGGCGCTCAGCCCCCTCACGGCGCCGCAACTCGGAAGCCGCGCCATCGCCGAGGCGATCTCGCGCGCGGGTCTCCAGCCCGATCAAATCGATGAGGTTCTGATGGGCAACGTCCTCTCCGCCGGATTGGGCCAGGCCCCCGCCCGACAAGCCGCCCTCGGGGCCGGTCTTCCCGATTCGGTCCCTTGCACGACGATCAACAAGGTCTGCGGCTCGGGTCTCAAAGCGGTGATGATCGGGGCACAGGCGATCGCCCTCGGTGATGCGAGCGTCGTGGTGGCCGGGGGGATGGAGAGCATGACGAACGCCCCCTATCTTTTGGAGCGGGCCCGATCGGGCTACCGTCTCGGTCACGGCACCCTGACCGACAGCATTATCAAAGACGGCCTTTGGGACGTCTACAACAACTTTCACATGGGATCGGCCGCGGAGCAATGCGCGGAGGAGTATCATCTGAGTCGGGAGATGTTGGACGACTTCGCCCTGGAGAGTTATCACCGGGCGCAAGAGGCGCAACAGCGGGGCGAGTTCAAAAGAGAGGTGGTTCCTCTCGAGATCGCGGGAAGAAAGGGACCGGCGGTCCTTTCGGAAGACGAGGAGCCGAAGCGGGTCGACTTCGACAAATTTCGCAAGCTCAAGCCGGCCTTTGAGAAAGAGGGCCGGATCACGGCGGGAAACGCCTCCTCCCTCAGCGATGGGGCCGCCGCCGTGGTGCTGATGTCGGCGGAGCAAGCGCAGCGCCTCGGAGCCCGACCCCGCGCCGAAATCATCGGGTACACCACCACGGCGACCGCACCGGCCCGATTTACCGTGGCCCCCGCCGCCGCCATCACCGCGCTGCTGAAGAAAGTCCGGCTGACCCCGTCCGACATCGATCTTTTCGAGATCAATGAGGCGTTCGCCGCCTCTTCGATCGCGGTGATGCGGGATTTGGGGATCGATTCGAAGAAGATCAATCGGCGCGGCGGGGCGATCGCGTTGGGACATCCGATCGGCGCCAGCGGCGCCCGCATTCTCACCACCCTGATCCACCTCTTGGAAGACCTCGATCTTTCCCGCGGGGTCGCCTCTCTCTGCATCGGCGGAGGGGAAGCGGTCGCCTTGTTGATCGAGCGAACGTCCAAGACCGAATCAAAAAAATCAAATCAGAAAGGACTGTGA